A stretch of the Pseudalkalibacillus hwajinpoensis genome encodes the following:
- a CDS encoding GNAT family N-acetyltransferase, with protein sequence MAVRIETEEALKEAFKIRKEVFIEEQGTPEDEEYDEFDSLDTAEHILVLDADKAVGTARWRIVDGEGKFERICILKSHRKLGIGNLIVHKLEELAIKKSITNVKLHGQVQAEGFYHKLGYETKSDVFMEDGIPHILMRKILPETFSAL encoded by the coding sequence ATTGCAGTAAGAATAGAAACAGAAGAAGCATTAAAGGAAGCCTTTAAGATACGAAAAGAAGTTTTTATCGAAGAACAAGGCACGCCTGAAGACGAGGAATATGACGAATTTGATTCTCTCGATACAGCAGAGCATATTCTCGTTTTGGATGCGGACAAAGCAGTGGGCACGGCTAGATGGCGTATTGTTGACGGGGAAGGTAAATTTGAACGAATTTGTATTTTAAAGTCACACCGCAAGCTTGGGATCGGTAATTTAATCGTACATAAGCTTGAAGAGCTTGCCATAAAGAAAAGCATTACGAATGTAAAGCTACATGGGCAGGTACAAGCAGAGGGGTTTTATCATAAGCTTGGTTATGAAACAAAGTCAGATGTTTTTATGGAAGATGGCATCCCTCACATTCTCATGAGGAAAATACTACCTGAAACTTTCTCAGCTCTTTAA
- a CDS encoding CBO0543 family protein: MLFNIVAAFVIPWIAGIYLVKKDFTLFLLIAPFAAFVAIIFDVVGIHFDFWRIDPEYEMETISAMPMYFGIYPILAGFLFMSIKRTSFHPFVIILCFSLITTIIEGIGVWIDLVHYSNGWTIYWTYVSYLLISYAMDTF; encoded by the coding sequence ATGCTATTTAACATTGTTGCTGCGTTTGTAATTCCATGGATCGCTGGAATCTATCTTGTGAAAAAAGATTTTACGCTTTTTCTTCTGATTGCCCCTTTTGCTGCCTTTGTAGCGATTATTTTTGATGTGGTAGGAATACATTTTGATTTCTGGCGTATTGACCCTGAATATGAAATGGAAACCATCTCAGCGATGCCGATGTATTTTGGTATTTATCCGATTCTAGCAGGATTTTTGTTTATGTCTATTAAACGAACTTCATTTCATCCTTTTGTTATTATCCTATGCTTTTCTTTGATCACAACAATCATTGAAGGGATTGGGGTGTGGATTGACCTTGTACACTATTCTAATGGATGGACGATCTACTGGACATATGTTTCATACTTGCTTATCTCGTATGCTATGGATACTTTTTAG
- a CDS encoding cytochrome P450 family protein, producing MQSVESVYQSNFKKGAYAFYENLRQSEPITSIGNSNGNNTWIVTSYDDVLELLKRPSFIKDQSKLFSKSARMEDEPMETKIFHHMMLDVDPPDHTRLRKLVQPGFNPKAIKQLAPRIEAIADQLIEEMKQKNDVVDLIDDFAFPLPIIVISELLGVPTEDRDKFRKWSNSIVSASDNMEGEFMKDVQEFTDYLTTLFNKRKADPQDDLISNLIKHEEDGEKLSSDELYSMVFLLIIAGHETTVNLIGNGMLALFEHPDQLELLQSDFSLTESAIEEALRFYSPVDFSTARWAEEDFEFKGVQLTKGDMILASISSANRDEKKFDNPNKFDITRKPNPHIAFGYGIHFCLGAPLARLEGKIAYQKLLSAFPSIQLAGAPEDAKWRNMFLLRGLEELKVQL from the coding sequence ATGCAATCCGTTGAATCTGTCTATCAATCCAACTTTAAAAAAGGTGCATATGCTTTCTACGAAAATTTGCGCCAAAGCGAGCCGATTACGTCCATTGGAAACTCCAATGGTAACAATACGTGGATCGTCACCTCTTATGATGATGTGCTTGAGCTGCTAAAACGTCCTTCCTTTATTAAAGACCAATCAAAACTCTTCTCAAAAAGCGCTCGTATGGAAGACGAGCCAATGGAAACGAAGATTTTTCATCATATGATGCTAGATGTTGATCCACCAGATCACACGCGGTTACGAAAACTTGTTCAGCCTGGTTTTAACCCTAAAGCGATTAAACAACTAGCTCCGCGTATAGAAGCCATTGCTGATCAATTAATTGAAGAAATGAAGCAAAAGAATGATGTCGTAGACCTAATTGATGATTTTGCTTTTCCTCTACCAATTATCGTCATCTCTGAATTGCTTGGTGTACCAACAGAAGATCGAGATAAGTTCAGAAAATGGTCCAACTCCATCGTCTCCGCTTCCGACAATATGGAAGGCGAATTCATGAAAGATGTACAGGAGTTTACCGATTACCTCACAACTCTCTTTAACAAAAGAAAAGCTGATCCACAAGATGACTTGATTTCAAACCTTATTAAACATGAAGAAGATGGAGAAAAGTTAAGTTCGGATGAGCTCTATTCAATGGTTTTTCTACTCATTATTGCCGGGCATGAAACGACTGTTAACTTAATTGGCAACGGTATGCTCGCTCTCTTCGAACATCCAGATCAGCTTGAACTGTTGCAAAGTGACTTTTCGTTAACAGAAAGTGCGATCGAAGAAGCGCTTCGTTTTTATAGCCCCGTCGACTTCTCGACCGCTCGCTGGGCAGAAGAAGATTTTGAATTCAAAGGTGTTCAATTAACAAAAGGAGATATGATCCTCGCCTCCATCTCATCTGCTAATCGAGATGAGAAGAAGTTCGACAATCCGAATAAGTTTGATATTACTCGTAAACCAAATCCTCACATCGCATTTGGCTATGGCATTCACTTCTGCCTTGGTGCTCCACTAGCAAGGTTAGAAGGAAAGATTGCCTATCAAAAATTACTTTCTGCTTTCCCTTCGATTCAATTAGCAGGAGCTCCTGAGGATGCAAAATGGCGCAATATGTTCTTATTACGCGGACTAGAAGAACTTAAAGTTCAGCTCTAA